One genomic window of Mercenaria mercenaria strain notata chromosome 2, MADL_Memer_1, whole genome shotgun sequence includes the following:
- the LOC123563052 gene encoding uncharacterized protein LOC123563052, with translation MDTGTIEKGTVELVCTGSDEHHEFLCSPCSLEHRNVSASRYCKDCSNYLCDACFNQHKRFAAMTLHEVVDINDEAGTLPAGEEVPALPTLKCTIHHGKLLEMYCKEHNDVCCIICMTVKHGSCKGMTYLPTAAQDIDVNTKVVDVRARLNDLKSKLILQKKEKKIVRDKLMLQINSGKEIIQDEKQMVQEHFENIETQLLQEMNETTGKFIRKTEAHSEDIEYAIQTLERSEKSLTVGRNNLSNLFINLIQIQHHLKDAGDLHQRAMTDMPTVDQLYFKPNKNLKKQLEGIDSLGKMVYVNTEKLRSDTGFISLHRQVDVTSENEQFVCDISGACIITTGHILLVDCKNRSIKKLNESYELSSILHVSAIPWSICTVNSTTVAVSMWNEQKVQLIWVQDEMKVCSSFMVSNRCSGIYHKDEKLYVCVGGMKKNEEGFVEIYTLSGIKVNTITCSLRSPRSVVVLDHIVFVADEENGLVEIENEDNAIVHGLKDLTKAHSLCVGSDGKIFICGMDSNNVFIFSLEDKVFRSVLSEKDGIVEPQLMCFHQEKSRILVGVQNCNFLKAYSINNGYE, from the exons TCTGTTCACCATGTTCATTGGAGCATAGAAACGTTTCAGCCTCGAGGTATTGCAAGGATTGTAGCAACTATTTGTGTGACGCATGTTTCAATCAACATAAAAGATTTGCAGCGATGACATTGCATGAAGTAGTAGACATCAACGATGAAGCCGGTACTCTACCAGCTGGCGAAGAAGTACCAGCGTTGCCGACTTTGAAATGCACGATTCATCATGGTAAATTACTGGAGATGTATTGTAAAGAACATAATGACGTCTGTTGTATCATCTGTATGACAGTAAAACACGG TTCATGCAAGGGCATGACTTACTTACCAACAGCTGCACAAGATATTGACGTCAATACAAAAGTTGTTGATGTTCGGGCAAGACTGAATGATCTAAAATCGAAACTGATTcttcaaaagaaagaaaagaaaatagtcAGAGACAAATTGATGTTACAGATAAATTCAGGAAAGGAAATCATACAAGATGAAAAACAGATGGTTcaagaacattttgaaaacatagAGACGCAGTTGCTACAAGAAATGAATGAAACTACAGgaaaatttattagaaaaacCGAGGCACACAGTGAAGATATTGAGTATGCTATTCAAACACTGGAGAGAAGTGAGAAGTCGTTGACCGTTGGAAGAAACAACTTGTCGAATCTATTCATTAACTTGATACAGATACAACATCATCTGAAAGATGCAGGTGATCTACATCAGCGGGCAATGACGGACATGCCAACTGTGGATCAGCTCTACTTCAAACCAAACAAGAATCTTAAAAAGCAGCTGGAGGGTATTGATTCCCTCGGGAAAATGGTTTATGTAAACACAGAGAAGCTGAGGTCTGATACAGGTTTCATCTCTTTACATAGACAAGTTGATGTCACCTCTGAAAATGAACAATTTGTCTGTGACATTTCCGGCGCTTGTATCATAACCACTGGACATATACTGCTGGTTGATTGTAAAAATCGCTCGATTAAAAAGCTAAACGAATCATATGAATTGTCGAGTATTTTACATGTCTCTGCGATACCTTGGAGTATATGCACTGTAAATTCCACAACAGTCGCCGTTTCAATGTGGAATGAGCAGAAAGTTCAGTTGATCTGGGTACAAGATGAAATGAAAGTGTGCTCTTCCTTCATGGTCAGCAACCGGTGCAGTGGTATATATCACAAGGACGAAAAGTTGTACGTGTGCGTTGGTGGTATGAAGAAAAACGAGGAAGGATTCGTTGAAATATATACACTGTCAGGAATTAAAGTTAACACCATTACCTGCAGTCTCAGAAGCCCGAGATCCGTTGTCGTTTTAGATCATATTGTTTTCGTTGCCGATGAAGAGAATGGATTGGTTGAAATAGAGAACGAAGATAATGCAATCGTCCATGGGCTAAAAGATCTAACAAAGGCACACAGTTTATGTGTGGGCTCAGAcgggaaaatattcatttgtggAATGGACTCAAACAACGTATTTATTTTCTCACTAGAAGATAAAGTATTCAGGTctgttttgtcagaaaaagacGGTATCGTAGAGCCACAACTGATGTGTTTTCATCAAGAGAAATCAAGAATTTTGGTCGGTGTTCAaaactgtaactttttgaaagctTACAGTATAAATAATGGTTACGAGTAA